Genomic window (Cellulosilyticum lentocellum DSM 5427):
TAGCCATTCCAATTCTCATTGTATTCAGCTTCTATCCTCTATTAAAATTACACCCTCTTTTATTTTATGTATTGTTTTGCTTTTTATAATATTCAAAATTATTTTATATTATTTTTTTATTTTTATCAACCATGTCATATTATTTGTACAATATTAGCATCCACTTTTTGCACATTAGACTGTGATGCATTTTTAATGCTGCTCTAATCTTTCTTCTATAAGCAAAAAATAAAAGAGCCTAATACATCTTCACTCCAACGAATTCTTGGATGATTTTGTGCTAGGCTCTTGCTATATCATCTATACGGATGCCATTTAGCTCTATGCTCTTATTCATTTAACTTCTGAGTACTTGCTATACATTTCTATCTCCTCCATATGAGGATATCATCATATCATAGATGTCTCGCTTTTTCACCGCACTCCAGGATTAGTATTTGCATTTTCAGGCAATTTATACATACTTTTTATTTATTTTTATATATCTATATTGGAGGATTTTATATTTTTAGACAAAAAGAAACCCAGCAGGGACCAAAGTTAATCGGTATGCTGGTGAAATATTCTCTTAATTATAAATAGATTTATAATCTAATTTCTATTTGGATTCTTTATTCTTGAGGTTTTTTATAGCACCACTGGGCATCATATGTTCCCATATTTGCAATATATTCAATTTCCTCAAATGTATAATGCCAATTTAATTCATCATAAAAAATATCATCTTTATTTAATTTCATATACTCGTAAATAAAATCAAGTAATATCTTAGTCGATTTAAAACTTTCTATATTGATACATTGTTGATAATTTTTCTTTTCATTTATAAAACTAAACATTCCATCTATCATATCATCTGTGTCATTATAAGCATATATAAGGAACTCATTACCATCTTGTTCCTTTTCGGCTAGAATAAATGTCATATATTCATAAGTACCATCATTATTCTTTTCAAATTCTAGCCCCTCCAAACAAACAATATTCGCCTGATGAGCCGCACACTTTATATCACGTATTAATTTTTCAAAATTCATTTCATCTTTATTCTTTAATAAAATTCCTGATATGCCCATTAATTGACCAATCCTTTCAATACATTTATATCATCAACAACAGTTATCCCCATAGCTTCTATCTTCTGTACTAATTTTACATTATTAAGATTTGTAAAATCTATAGCTTCATCTATGTATAAAAATATTTTCTATCATGGCTAAGCAATTCTCCTGTTTTTAAATCAATAATTCCATTTTGACAATTAATCTTCCATATATCCTTATCCAGTTCATCGGTTGTAATAGTTAGCTCTTGTAAATCACTCGCTAGACTTATCATCGCTTTTATCCTTGAAAATCCTTCTGATTTAAGTGCATGCTTTACGAGCTCTCTTCTTGCTATATCATCTTGTATCTGTTGTGCCTCTTCTAACATGGTTCTAACTGTTTTAATAGCTAATTCTGTAATCCTACCACTGCTATCTGCTTCCCAATACTGACCATTCCATATGAACCATTTATCTAAGATGTGACAATACCTTATGTCCTTGCCATATAAATCCCTAAAGCGTTCTGCATTTCCACTATCTGTGCGATTATAGTAAGGCTTTAGATTTGCCTTATTAGGCTCATATTTACCTATGCTTCTAGCAATTGTCCTTACCTCTTCTACCTCTAAAGGTGGCTCACAGTTTGCCTCATTTTCAGCCATAAGTGCCACTATTATGCCGGATTCACTCATTCCTTTTCTTCGCAAAGTTCCAGCAAGACTGGTCAGATGATTATTTCTACTTCCTTCAAAGACAGTAGCTGTACTAGTTTCTAGTGCTTGGTAC
Coding sequences:
- a CDS encoding bifunctional DNA primase/polymerase, which gives rise to MPNEVLRMALKYAEIGIPVMPLHGIKGDGNCTCKKGSSCSSKGKHPIFNGWQELATTNQDTITKWWSKYPDANIGIPTGERSGWLVLDVDTKYQGDESLELLQMLYEDLPPTVTALTGSGGRHLIFKYPKGVHIPNKVSFKQGLDTRSNGGLIVATPSLHVSGNTYSWLEGHSPFDSEPVEAPEWLLEVMCEGDQIQKREVVYQALETSTATVFEGSRNNHLTSLAGTLRRKGMSESGIIVALMAENEANCEPPLEVEEVRTIARSIGKYEPNKANLKPYYNRTDSGNAERFRDLYGKDIRYCHILDKWFIWNGQYWEADSSGRITELAIKTVRTMLEEAQQIQDDIARRELVKHALKSEGFSRIKAMISLASDLQELTITTDELDKDIWKINCQNGIIDLKTGELLSHDRKYFYT